actagggtttacgcttctgtcactctagcaacccatcatctacttattacttcccaatgctttcctctaggccaaaacaatggtgaagtgtcatgtagtcgacgttcacatgacaccactagaggaaagacaacatacatatcatcaaaatatcgaacaaataccaaattcacatgactacttatagcaagacttctctcatgtcctcatgaacaaacgtaactactcacaaatcatattcatgttcataatcagaggggtattaatatgcataatggatctgaacatatgatcttccaccaagtaaaccaactagcatcaactacaaggagtaatcaacactactagcaacccaaaggtaccaatctaaggttttgagacaaagattggatacaagagatgaagtagggtttgagatgagatggtgctaatgaagatgttgatggagattgacccattcccgatgataggatcgatggtgatgataatggtgatgattttcctctcccggagggaagttttcccggcagaacagctctgccggagccctagattggttccgccaaggttccgcctcgtggcggtggagttttgtcCCGAAAGGTTTCTTataattttttcctcgacgaaagactccatataggcaaagatgggcatcagagggctgccagggggcccacgaggctgggggcgtgcccagggggtagggcgcgtcccccaccctcgtggatgttgggtggcccccctctggtacttccttcgcccaatattttttatatattctgaaacatgctcccgtgaagtttcaggacttttggagatgtgcagaataggtctctaataattgctccttttccagcccagaatttcagctgccggcattcccccttttcatgtaaaccttgtaaaataagagagaataggcataagtattatgtcataatgtgtaataacaacccataatgcaataaatatcgatataaaagcatgaagcaaaatggatgtatcaactcccccaagtttaaacctcgcttgccctcaagcgaaagtcgaaatcgaaaaatatgtccacatgtttaaaaaTAGATGTGTCGATAAAATACAATNNNNNNNNNNNNNNNNNNNNNNNNNNNNNNNNNNNNNNNNNNNNNNNNNNNNNNNNNNNNNNNNNNNNNNNNNNNNNNNNNNNNNNNNNNNNNNNNNNNNNNNNNNNNNNNNNNNNNNNNNNNNNNNNNNNNNNNNNNNNNNNNNNNNNNNNNNNNNNNNNNNNNNNNNNNNNNNNNNNNNNNNNNNNNNNNNNNNNNNNNNNNNNNNNNNNNNNNNNNNNNNNNNNNNNNNNNNNNNNNNNNNNNNNNNNNNNNNNNNNNNNNNNNNNNNNNNNNNNNNNNNNNagttacattcctattgattcactacataaaatttgacataagaaaataaaaatataggttataagacaagaaatttgcagtttatgtgtattttaaactatgtttttatgtttgtaattttacataacataaaatattttttacagcgattatatattttcttacggctcctttttgcgtcggaaataagacaaaatttacgaaacgtaaaattacagtgcattgatggtaaaatagaggggatgaagaataactattcctcacccagggtgacgaatagcgcgaccctatatatatatatatatatatatatatatatatatgactgaGCTATTTTGTTAGTAGTTGTTACTATCGGCCCCCTGTAGACCCGGATCTGTAGTTTGCACGATCCAAAAGCCAGCATGCTACACACGCGTCTCCCACCTCCAGTCGTCGCCCTCCCATTtccacgcgccgccgccgtcctcccgcTTCCACGCGCCACCGCCGGTCCCCCGAACCACGCGCCGCCGCGGCTGGGCGCCTTATCCGGATCCTCCACCTCCCACCGTGGCTCCTCGCCGCCACCACGGGATCCCGGCAGCTCCCCCAAGCGCGCCGTGTGCGGTCGCCGGCACCCCACCGCGCGACGCCGGCGACATCCCGCACCTCGCGCGCCGGCGCGAACTTACTCACGTGCTACCGCGAACCGTCGCCTCACTCCTGCGCCAACCCACACGTCTCACCGTGAGACACCGGCGGCCACCCCCATGCCCCAAAGCGCGCCGCCACGAACTTCCCCCCGCGCCGCCTCGAACTGCTCCGTGCGCCGTCGCGAACCTCTGCCTCACTCCTGCGACAGGTCGCCCGACCCAACCGGGCGCCGCAGTCAACTAGCCGTTAGCCTTTCCTCCCGATTGCCTTTCTCTCAGATGGCAAGCACATGCCTCCTCTACATCTCTTCTTCCATCGAGCGACTACCATATAGCGTTTACTTGGGGTCCAAAAGTAGCGCCCCGTTGCCTCTAACCTCCAGCCTTGACGAACTGCACAGACCGGGGACGCACGAGCGACCTCCTGCGAGATTGGCCCCCGGTAGGCGACGAGCACAGCGAAGGAGCCCAGCGAGGGTGCCTCACCTCTGCTCATGCGTAGCTCTGGTAGTGTGCCGGAGAGCGCCTTCTGGACGCAGGTGACTTCAACTATGCCCCCAAACTGTTTGTGTTTATGTGTCGAAGGAGAAAGCTTTTAAAAAAGGATGTTTATCTCACCCCTGTGCATGCCATTTCAATTCTTTTTGTAGAACAACAGTTTACATATTTGCAAAATGGTTCACACTTTTTTCCATTCAATGTGGTGTTAAATTTTAGCTTAATGAGATAAAAATTCTGCACGGTTTGCTTCAGAAAGATGCAAAAACAACATGCACACTGATTTCCCCTGTGTATTCATGTGTGCTTTACTTACCTAATAATGTTCATGTTAGTACGTGCAAGTTGAAGCGCTATGGAAGTGCTAATGCTGATAGTCCTAAAATAATGATTTGCAGTGTATATTCCGATTCAAGTGCCTTGTTCTTCCTAGCACACATGGTGCTATGTGTTAATACCTATGGGAGAATAGCACGTACAAGAACTGTGTACTAGTGATGAAACGGGGATAAAGTCCTAAAATAATTATGTTCCTTTTATTCAGATTTAAACGCACACAAGCGCTCAACTAACTGGTATTTGTTATATTGTTTATAAATATAAATACACAACTTCTTGCTGTGCACTTGGTGTCACCCTGTTCTGGGCGTTTATCACCTGACCCCTCCTCCTGTATCATACCTGCACATTCCCTTGTGTTGTTGTATGCAGTTCGGCTGCTCCCCATACCTTATGATCCTATGTGCTAAGGGTGCTACCTTTTTTGGTCCGCGGAGGTTGGATGACGGTCCAGATGCTGTACGCTGTTGCGATCTCCTCCATCGTGAAGGTCACACCACGTGCACCGTCCTCAGTCCAACCCCATGGCATCAGGATGATCGAGCTCATCGCAAGTAGCAGTCCATGGCTGCCATCTTCCACTTTCCTCTGCCTAGGTCCTTTCCTATGGAGGTGCAAGGTTTCTACTCTTCTCCCTCCCATGCTCTCTCTCACTGTCTGTGTTCATGTGTACCGCTGCTTCAATTTCTTTGTGATGCAAATGCTGttgatgaacattttgtgtagtAAAAAGCTACAAAAAAAATCAGTTTTTCTCGTtgcaaaaatttctgaattttgctCTGGTCTAGCAGCTCGACATGTATTCTACTTCAGTTCAGTATGTCATTTCAGTTTAGTACGTCGGAGTATCATGTACGTCAGTTCAGTTCAGTACGAAAACATTAGAGAATCGACAGACATAATCATGTCGCACAAGTGCAAGTATAGGCACAGAAGTTTCTCACCATAAATAAATTGATCTGGAGTCTCCTTGACAAAACCCCATCTCTCATATTTGTTCCTATTTTTGTAGGTTGCAGCAAAAACAAGATGCACAAGTTCATCTTTTGTATGCTTTTCAGTACATCTACTTCCCAATCGTGAGTCTGATTTCCTTTGTGTTTATAGCACAAACAAGTCCTTGTGGTTATGCTTGAGAATGAGCACCATATTGTCACTTGGTTAATCAATTTTGTAGAAAGTTCTCGGGGATTTCTTTATGTAGAGTTGTTGCTAACTTCATAATTATACAGATCATGCATTCTATCCAATGAGCCATCAATTAAAGCAATTTCCAATATAGAGAGGGAAATATACAAGATTGCCAActaatatatactccctctgtaaactaatagatTCCCAACTACCCCCTCTGtatactaatataagagcgtttagatcaataagtgatctaaacgctcttatattagtttacggagggagtaataattatacttctttatggagggagtattaatgCTCTGCTTAGCACATTGCTTGTAGTTGTATCAGTTACCTTTCTTTTGGAATTAGGTAGTTAATAAATAATCAAGAGGGATGGTGCACCATGACGACCGCTTGCCACCCCCACAGCTGCTACAAATTCTTGTGTGGGTTGCCGTTCCCTACTCCGGCGTGTGTCACCAGCGTAGTGACCTCCCCCAGCCAGCCCCCACGGCTTGCCTCGATGGTGCCCGCAAGCCTGTCTAGAACCACCATGATGAATAGAAATCCATCCAACTATTCACTTATGGTCTCATGATCATTTTCTTGTATAAGTGTGCCTTTTCTGCTGTATTCTCCTTGTTATTTACTTGTCAAAATTTAGTTCGAATCCACAACAATTTCCATGAGTGGATTTTTTTCGAAACGGAATTTCCATGAGTGGATTTAAAAATCAACATATGTAAAGTTTTAAAATGCATACAACAACTACAAAATATCAATTTAGTCAGTCCAGTTTGTAATGCTGCTCCACCTTCCGGTCATTGACGAGCCCCTGGGCAGGCGCTTCCTCCTCCTCTCAGGTCTGCCTCCCTCTAATACTCTCAGTTCAAATTTGCTAATATCTACAGTACTGGTTGGGGAATTTTGGTAGTTCATTTTCCTAATATCTGCACGCTGCCCCTTCCTGCAGGACCCGACCCAACCACTGCCGCCATGGCACGGCGCCTCCACCTCCCGGCGAAGGACTACCACCTCCCCGACGACGTGCCCAACCCCGACGAGGCCCGCCGGCCCTGGAGTTCCTGCCGCGACGCCTCGACCTCCTGTTCAGCCATGGATTCTTGCCATCCACAACGACATCAGGAACACGATTGGTGAGAAACACCTTCGTGCTCCTCCTCTCCTACTCTTTAGTTCACATACTGCCATCCATGAAGGCCATTTTTCTTGTAATCTAGATTTTGATCCAACTGAAAGTTCAGAGTTCTTCGGGGGACTGCTCAgatgcaaaagagagagagagagggagggagggagagagagaggcggcTACAATTCACTTGGGGGATGCTTTGTTGTGCAGGATTTGGGGGGTGCCTAGTCTGGCAAGAGTTTTCAAGTATACCATGTGTGATAGTGGCAATTTTCAAAAACTTTAAGAGTTCAAGTACATAAGAAAACATAAGTCCACTCTGTAAAAACAACAGTAGACGCAGAAAGTTCAGTTTTTCTATATACGATTGGTAATGCCGATGTGTTCCTTTGTGGTTTAGATTTCGGCAGTAAACTATGCAAACAATTTAAAAGTACTCAAGTCCAACTTGCAAACTAGTAGCAGTCCTATAGGGCAACATgcatcaaattcaaaaaaatagcaaaccGAACTTGAAGCAAATTCGCATCTGGTTGCTTATTTCGTAGCTCATCGTTTCTAATATAAGCCAATGCTTCTATTCTAATCTGGTTGTTTATTTTGTAACTCACTTTTTCTAAGATAATGTTAAAAGTCCACTAGATGAAAAATTCTCTGTGTTAGCGATCAGTACTAGTGCTCATCAGTACGGCAAGCAGCAGTACTGATCAGTATGACTTACACAAATACTAGTACTGATTAGTACTTTCTTAATGTTAAAGATGAGCAGTAAAAGATACAAGTTGCACTTCCAGGGCAACTTGTCTCACATCCTTTTCAGGTTCAGGTAATAAATGTTTGGTATTCTTATATACTTGCATCAGTTCAGACTCGCGGATACAAAAAGTTCAAAGTTGAGAAACAGGGGTTCTTTGTTTCAATGTTCGCTAGTGTATGCAGATTGGGTTTGCATGCATTTCATAGTTGGATGGCTACTGATCTCTATAAAACCTTGGAAGCAGTGCTTGCATTACTAGTCCAACCATACTAGGTAAAACTGAATGTACCTAGCCAGTTCAATAACATCATCTCCTTGTGCAAAAATAGTTAAAAAGGTCGAACTAACATCTACTTCAGAATGTCgcacaaaaaaatatttatctgtaTTTGTCTTTTTCATGTTGAATTATTTGAAGTAAAACAAAAATAGCTCACTTTTGTAACTTCCATCATTTGAAAATCTACATGCCACATGTTTGAACTTTCAATTTCTTTAAAACTAAACTGATGGTGCTCTTGTTTCAGGGCCGGGGGAGAAGGCAGAACCTCTAGGTGCATGATGGAAAAAATTGCAAGTTCTTGTTTAGATGTTCAGGATACCCTTCTCTCATTTCATATATGTTCAGGATAGCAGGTGCATGATGGAAAATTGTGTATCATGTAGTTCTTGTTTAGATGTCGTGCAAGTTCAAAAATTGTCGGTTTTGCCACTGGACGTTGGTTGCATTGTTTTTCCAGTGTGACGTCCCTTGGTATGTTTGGAGTATTGTTATTGTTGCTTTGCATGCGAATGAATTAGCTTGTCCTACTAAGATGAGGATGTGTGTGCCTGAGTCTTGAATTTTAAGAGGTCAGGGAAGATGAATAATTTCTGTCATATGAAAGGACAAAAAGGTTTGAATGAAAAATATTGATCAGTATGAGTTAAAAACGGCGATCAGTTCGGAATAAAAAGAAATGGTCAGTTTGAATTAAAAAAGAAACACACATAGAAATTCAAATTGTTAAAGTTCAAacaaaaaagaaaccccatgaaaattcAAAATGGTAAAtgtacaagtcgtaaaatgagagaagtccaGACCATCATTGcaaaaaaatgttgagttaaaaGAAAACATGCAAAACCTTTTCCTTTTGAAAAGAATAGCATTCGGTTCaacgatataaaccatgcaagttcggggACGATAATATAGTAAACCGTTGAAAAGTTACGAGGAAAATCATACCCAAAAAACAGAGTAAAATCTAGTATGttaaaacacgcttagtacaaaacTATACGAACATTAGTTCAAGTACTCTTTTTTCGGAACTTTTCAAGATTACTCTCCAAAGAATACATCAGTACAAACGCACACATAGatcagtacaagtactctgttTTTTCTGACGAAAAAACAGCATGATGGGTCTCACCGTAATCCAACTTACTCTTCAACGGTTGCGAATTttagaaaacgttcaacatgactaagtttcgtattttcgatatctttccaacgttatattatttgcctcatttcgacaaacttttaaaaAAAG
The Triticum dicoccoides isolate Atlit2015 ecotype Zavitan chromosome 3A, WEW_v2.0, whole genome shotgun sequence genome window above contains:
- the LOC119269072 gene encoding uncharacterized protein LOC119269072, producing the protein MAAIFHFPLPRSFPMEVQGCSKNKMHKFIFCMLFSTSTSQSRFLLLSGPDPTTAAMARRLHLPAKDYHLPDDVPNPDEARRPWSSCRDASTSCSAMDSCHPQRHQEHDWAGGEGRTSRCMMEKIASSCLDVQDTLLSFHICSG